Genomic segment of Paenalkalicoccus suaedae:
TCTACAAACAAAACGATAGGGGATGACTAGTATGTGTATAGTAGGAGTAGCGTTAAACCATCACCCAGAATACCCATTTATCTTAGCTTCTAATCGCGACGAATTTTTACATCGCCCTACAAAAAATGCTTACTGGTGGGACGATGGGATATTAGCTGGTCAGGACCTTGATATGCTCGGCACTTGGCTTGGAATGACAAAGTCAGGCAAGCTAGCGACATTAACAAATGTAAGAAGGGAGGAGGCACAGTCCTCTTTCCCTCATTCTAGAGGAGAATTAGTAACATCGTATTTGCGAGATGAGCGGGCATTCTATGCTCGTTTAAATGAGAAGGAGCACTTCGCAGGGTTTAATCTTCTCTATGGAGATATAACTAGCTTACAGTATGTCTCTAATCATAATGAACTGGATAGCATACTAACCTCTGGTGTACACGCCATGTCAAATGGTAATCTCGATGATAAGTGGCCAAAAATGAGAGCTCTTGAATCAAAGATTACAGACAGTAAATCACTTAAAGGTGATGACCTTACAGGGTACTTGTTCCATTCATTAGCGAATGCGGAGCCATATGAAGCATCATCACTACCTAAAACTGGTGTATCAGATGAGTTAGAACGAAGCTTATCCTCCATCTATATAGATATAGAGGGGTATGGGACGAGAACGAGCACCGTAATTTTAGTAGATAGAAACAATAAGTGTACGTTTATAGAAAGGGACCATGCTGCAAAGAACTCCGTCTCACATTCGTTCACTCTTAATAGAAAGACACGTTAGCAGGCATAGTCTTAATAGAAATTTGTTTATCAGAGGGTAATAGTTCGCCGTCACCCTGCATATAAATAGGGGTATCAGTAACTATTTCTATCTTTTCTCCTTCTAACACGTGAACCTTTTTCAGGTTTACGTGTTTTTTTATGTATACAAGAGGAAATACGAGATAGATCATTGCTCGTGATAAGGAGTCTACTACTGTCACGGTCGCTTTTTGATCACATGGATCGGCAGAGGGGCAAATAGGGACACCGCCTCCATAATAAGGCGTATTACCAACTGCTAAGAGCCAGATTTTTTTAAACGAGTGCTTTTTGTCATCAATATAAAGATCGTATGATTGTGGTTTATAGGTGAATAGTATTTTCATAAATAAAAAGATGTAGATAAAACGGCCAATGTAGGCTTTGTTAAACAATGACTTTAGCCGAGATTCATTGACGGCTTTGGCAGTTAAGGCATCAGCTCCAGCGCTACACACAGAGAGTACTAGACGATCGCAAGCATAGAGGGTGTCATATTTTTTAGGTGAATTGCTCGCTATTCGTTGCAAGGCATGCTTAAGATGCTTAGGAATGCGAAGTGCTCTTGCGAAATCATTTCCAGATCCTGCCCTTATGATGCCAAAGGGAAGATTAAGGTCGTGTAAATAGGCACAAATGAGCTGCAAGGTTCCATCGCCGCCTAGGATAATAATTCCTTGTAAAACATCTAATTTAGAAAGTAGCTGTTGTTTTAAATTTGCTAAAGATGCCTCAGAAGTGTTAGCAAGAAAAAATGGAAGCGGATTCAACGAAAGTCCTGATGAAATTTGGACTATCTTTTGATATATCACTTGATTATTTGAAGAATTATTGAGTATAATGGCATGCATAGGGGTAACCTCCTTAGTAAATAATAACTATTTAAAAGTTTGCGTTTAATTCGATAGTACCATAATTGGAGATGATGGAAATGAAAAAATGGATAGCTGTAATCGTAGCAGCACTTGTTGCAATCAGTGTGTGGGTGATTACATTAACAACGATCATCACTCCTGAACCACCGACGTTAACGACGCTAGATAGCTCGAGGCAGGATCAAAGTTTGGTAGAGCCTAGTCCAGAAGAGGAAGCTATAGATGAAGAGGATCCTGAGCCTCTTGACTCAACAGAGACTTTTGAGGATGATAGAACCACTTCTCAAGAATCTGAGCCTATTACCACATCTGAGGTCATAGAAGAGACTATTCCAGAACGAGTTGAAAGAGAAGACGTCAGGAACGGAGATGCTATTGCGTACGGTGAGGGAGTCTCTATTGACACACTTTTGTTACAGATAGATGAAGATTAACTAGCAACAACCCTTTTTAATATGTTACTATAAGGTCATGAAAACTGTGAGTGCGTTTTCTTCGTTGATGTAACTGTCAATAGGTTCACAAGCTGAGCCAAGGAGGGTTAAATATGATTAGTAATATTGGTATTCCTGGATTAATTCTAATTCTTGTCATTGCACTTATTATTTTCGGACCTAAAAAGCTTCCGGAGATCGGAAAGGCGATGGGCCAGACGTTAAAAGAGTTTCGTAACTCTGCAAAAGAATTAACACAGGACGATGATTCTACTCCACAAAACAAAAAGTAGATTGATGAAGGCTTGTTCCTGTTAAAGCGGACAAGCTTTTCCTTTGTTTTTAGAGGATAATTGGATAGGTAAAAGGGGTTTTTCTATGTCGCAGGATATGGATATCGTCGATCACTTAGACGAGCTTAGAAAAAGAATTATTATAATTGCTTCGGTTTTTATCATAGCTTTTATAGCCGTATTTATTTACATTCAAGATATTTATGCGTGGATTACGAAGGATTTAGATATGCAGCTAGCGGTTTTAGGACCGCTTGATATTATTGTCATTTATTTTAGTATCGCGGCAGTGTTAGCTATTGCAGTAACCTTGCCCGTGGCAGTTCTTCAAATATGGCTATTTTCAAAGCCTGGTTTAACGAAGGCTGAAGTACGTGCAACAGCCGTTTATATTCCAGCTTCGTTCCTATTGTTTATAGGTGGACTTGCTTTTGGCTATTTTGTTGTACTCCCGATTGTGTTGAATTTCCTCCTTGCGTTAGGTGAGGGGACGTTCCAAACGATGTTCACAGCGGATCGGTATTTCCAATTCGTATTAAGAATGACAGTACCATTCAGCTTCTTGTTTGAGATGCCTTTAGTAGTCATGTTTTTAACATCCATTGGTATATTAACACCTATGGGAATGCACAAAAACAGAAAGTATGCTTATTTCGGTATCGTTGTCGTAAGTGTACTACTGTCACCACCAGATTTTCTCTCTGACGTTCTTGTAATCATACCGCTAATTTTACTCTATGAAATAAGTATTTCTTTATCTAAGATTGTTTACAAGAGAAGACTCAAAAGGCTACAGCAAGAGGAGAAAGAAATAGAATAAGAATTAATAAGAGGCTGGGACAGATTAGATATAACTGTTCCAGCCTCTTTCCGTAGATTACATAGTTATGACTAGACACGCACGGTTCAAATCTTTTTTCGCTGTAATTGATCAAACGAGGCTTGTCCATTGATCGTGGCTTCAGCAATTAATCAGTAGAATGCCATTATTGATCACACGCTCGCTGTTATTGACTATACTCTCGCAACTAATAGGCACATGCACGCAGTAACCTGTTATTTTGGTATAAAGTAACAGTCTCGAATAACCTTACCTCTTTTATAACCAGTACCATTCCTAGTCTACATCGAAAAGGTCGAGACAAATGACTCGCCTTTGTCTCGACCTTTTATTATTACGTTAGCTTCACGTAAGATTTATCTTTAGATGCTTGTAACTCCTCGAGTGCTCGCACAATCTCAGCAATAGAAGCAGGATCGTTACAATCGTAGTGATCAATGTCTAAATGCAGAACAGGACATTCTTTGAAGTCAGCAATCCACGATTTATAACGTGTATATAGATCCTGCCAATACTCAAGTGGCGTATCAATCTCCATCTGTCGACCACGCTCTTCGATGCGACTCATGATACTCTCAAGCGAACCATCTATATAAATGAGCACATCTGGCTTTGGGAAATAAGGGTTCATAACCATTGCTTCAAATAAAGAATGATATGTAGTAAAGTCTCGATCCGTCATGTTACCTTGATCATACTGAAGTCGGGCAAAGATCCCAACATCCTCATAAATACTTCTGTCTTGGACATACCCAAGTCCTTCTTCATGCATTCGTTTTTGTTGCTTGAAACGTTCTGCTAAAAAGTACATTTGTAAGTGGAAGGACCACTGCTTAAAGTCTTGATAATAGTCCTCTAAATAGGGATTCCCTTGAACGCTCTCAAACGCAGGTTTAAAACCAAGTGCATCAGATAAAGTATTCGTTAACGTCGATTTACCAACCCCTACGGTTCCAGCTAACGTAATTAATGAATTTGGTGCTAATTGA
This window contains:
- a CDS encoding NRDE family protein, with product MCIVGVALNHHPEYPFILASNRDEFLHRPTKNAYWWDDGILAGQDLDMLGTWLGMTKSGKLATLTNVRREEAQSSFPHSRGELVTSYLRDERAFYARLNEKEHFAGFNLLYGDITSLQYVSNHNELDSILTSGVHAMSNGNLDDKWPKMRALESKITDSKSLKGDDLTGYLFHSLANAEPYEASSLPKTGVSDELERSLSSIYIDIEGYGTRTSTVILVDRNNKCTFIERDHAAKNSVSHSFTLNRKTR
- a CDS encoding diacylglycerol/lipid kinase family protein, encoding MHAIILNNSSNNQVIYQKIVQISSGLSLNPLPFFLANTSEASLANLKQQLLSKLDVLQGIIILGGDGTLQLICAYLHDLNLPFGIIRAGSGNDFARALRIPKHLKHALQRIASNSPKKYDTLYACDRLVLSVCSAGADALTAKAVNESRLKSLFNKAYIGRFIYIFLFMKILFTYKPQSYDLYIDDKKHSFKKIWLLAVGNTPYYGGGVPICPSADPCDQKATVTVVDSLSRAMIYLVFPLVYIKKHVNLKKVHVLEGEKIEIVTDTPIYMQGDGELLPSDKQISIKTMPANVSFY
- the tatA gene encoding twin-arginine translocase TatA/TatE family subunit; this translates as MISNIGIPGLILILVIALIIFGPKKLPEIGKAMGQTLKEFRNSAKELTQDDDSTPQNKK
- the tatC gene encoding twin-arginine translocase subunit TatC, whose translation is MSQDMDIVDHLDELRKRIIIIASVFIIAFIAVFIYIQDIYAWITKDLDMQLAVLGPLDIIVIYFSIAAVLAIAVTLPVAVLQIWLFSKPGLTKAEVRATAVYIPASFLLFIGGLAFGYFVVLPIVLNFLLALGEGTFQTMFTADRYFQFVLRMTVPFSFLFEMPLVVMFLTSIGILTPMGMHKNRKYAYFGIVVVSVLLSPPDFLSDVLVIIPLILLYEISISLSKIVYKRRLKRLQQEEKEIE
- a CDS encoding deoxynucleoside kinase, which translates into the protein MEKIEHQLAPNSLITLAGTVGVGKSTLTNTLSDALGFKPAFESVQGNPYLEDYYQDFKQWSFHLQMYFLAERFKQQKRMHEEGLGYVQDRSIYEDVGIFARLQYDQGNMTDRDFTTYHSLFEAMVMNPYFPKPDVLIYIDGSLESIMSRIEERGRQMEIDTPLEYWQDLYTRYKSWIADFKECPVLHLDIDHYDCNDPASIAEIVRALEELQASKDKSYVKLT